The Marmota flaviventris isolate mMarFla1 chromosome 5, mMarFla1.hap1, whole genome shotgun sequence genome includes the window AGTCCCAGGACAAACAGTATCAGAATCACTTGGAAACTTGTTAGAATTGAAAATTCTTGGGTCCCACCCCAGACAAACTAACCTGGAAACTCTGGGGGGTAGTGTCCAGCAATCAGAATTCTAACAAACCTTTCAGATGATTCTGATATACATCTGATAAAGTTTGAGAGCCATTAATTTAAGAGAAGGTACTTGTTCAACTATTTGACCAATTAAAGGTCTCAGATTTAATGAAGGCACATGTTATCttaatgatttcttttctatAGAGATGTAAATAATTTCTGTTCAGTGGAAAAGATAACTTCAAAAGCTAAGGCTTATGACCCTGTTGGGCATTAGCCAGATTTGCTTTGCTTACACTGACATGACCTAAACTATATAGCTTTTCAAATGTTCTTTGAATTAGTTTTGACATCATGCTGGTTTCTTCACTAATTGATgagtaaaaaaaatctttagtaggtgtttatatgaaaatgttttttaacttctcaaaaattattctttatcaATGTATTTCACATTGTGATTCTATGGTAATGAGTTCCAGTACTAGGCAGTGAGTATTTCTTTCCATGTTAgtttttgcttaatattttatcCTTGTTTAAAGCACAGCATGTGGTACAGAAACTTTGAATGAATATGTGCAGTCAACAAACATGACCTaaaatacttgatttttaaaagaggaattttataaattgcttttaaataCCACTCCCGTTAATTAACTTGTATTACTATTTCTTAAGGGATTTTTCTGGGATCTGTTATAAAGGATCCTGAGGCTAACAGATGATAGAATTGCAAAGGGTAACATCCTTCAAGATCTGTTCTGAGATCCGTTGGCTGTCAACCAAGAGTCAGACTAGGGCTAAAGTGGTTATTCTGTATTCAGCCTTGGCACAGGTTGTTTAGTTGTTGTTCAGCAGTGGGAAAAGCAGTTGAAAGCAATACTCAGTGCTGTGCACCCATGTATCATTGGATGCTGTTACTGGACAATATAAATGAGAACTAACAATTCATAGACACATCCCATTGATAAGAAAAGGCACCAAATGGAAGGATGAATGACTTTAGGTAAATCCATCAAAAGTGCTAGAAAATCTGATTAAAGTATATGCCTTATTAAATGGGTGAAACATTAGGATTATTTTCACATACTACTTAGACTGCATggagagagaatatttattggttttctctttctcctgattTTCTCTTAGGCAGCTTTTGCCTCCTGCATTCCAGGAGACCTGGGGGCAATGGAGGATTATTAAGCCATCTCCATATAGTGGCACATTTATGTCTCATCATAAACAAATTTCTGCCTCCTGAGAATTTAAGTGCTAAGCAGAATGCTAAACAAAAAGTTTATATGTGAACATTATAACAGCAGCACCCCATGTTTCCTGGCCAAGATCCTTAGTATCATTCCTTGGGACTGCCTGCTTCTtcagtttttccttcctttccttaccTCTCCATTAATCCACTTTTGCTTAGATTATCCAGATCAAGTTAATGTGGCTTACAACCAAAGTATCATAACTGATATAAAATCTGGTTTCCAGATGAAGTGAATTAACTAAATCAAGTCTCATAATCAGTATTCAAATCAACTTCTAGTCTTTGGCTCGCTCTTCTAGATTTTGGTGAAACATGAGTGTATAGTGTGCTCCTTTAGTTCAATTAAAGAGCATCTCACTTGTATTGCCTTCTCTTTTATGGAAGAATTTTCCTTCTAAAAAGCTTATttaggagctggggttatggctcagcggtagagtgcttgccttgcacatgcaaggtcctgggttcgatcctcagcaccacataaaataaataaataaataaacaaataaacaaacaaacaaacaaataaataaaagttattgtgtacaactacaaaaaaaaaaagcttatttagatgagaaaaattctaaacatacttatataatttaaaaaaaaactagaataataCATACTGACAGAAAaagcacttatttatttataacatcaGTTTGTAAACAATCACACTGTGCACTTTTTAAcagtaacatttttttccccctatggaTTTACAGTAAACTCTATGTAAATTCAATGAGTTAATACAGAGTGAAGATGAATAGGGTagaataatttctgaaaatgtcAAATTACGGCACTTGATAAAAGATAACTATCTGTACCATAAAAATTTACATGCCACAAAAcattaatttatagttttaaatatatagtaaaacacatttataaaaaaagcatcaacattaattttattataaaccaGTGAATTACCCAGAggaatatttattaaaacttactaaaaatcagaaaatattgcAACTGAGGTAAAAATTTATAAGTAAACAAAACTATCATTTATAAGGACTCCAAAAGTGAATGGAAGGGCAGACAACATATTCTGGGGACTATGTCACTCCTTGATATTTTGAAGCAGCTTCAACAAATGTGACTCAATAACCTGTTGAACTAGAACAGATAGGTAATCAAGATCACAGCATGTTGAttacaaatattataaaaatcttaaattcaACTTATCCttaatgtttttctaaaataaagttatttctaAATAGGATACACCAATTATCTGAGGGCAATAATGCAATGCAAAACTTGAAATACTTAAAACTTAAGTCCATCACTAATTTAATAGTTGTCCAAGTTACTGGACTTTCTGTACctaggtttttatattttttaaactgaagtaGAATCCAAAATATGTAGTTTGTtatgcaaaatattaaataaatgtttaaataggTATGCACTTATCCTCCAGTAACTAATTATTTGGGTCAATGAAAAGCACTGTAAACAAACTCATTTCTCAactttgtaggatttttttttactttgcccACAGTTAAAAGCATGTGTCAGGAGTTAGGGAAACATGCAATGTTTTATGACTACAAGTGATGAAACACTGGCCTatgctatttaaaataatgaaacaaaacctGAGAGTTCAAAATACTTACCACTTCTATAACCCAGGGCTACAGCTAAATCCATAGAATTATACCCAGAGTCGGTTTCAATTGTTGGGTCAGCTCCATTTTCTataccaaaacagaaaaatatacataagtaaaataaatgtgtgaATATGTTTACCTAGTACTGGCTGGTATGCAAATATCTGGATAGATTTTCGGCCAATTCAGAGTCTATTTTCATAATGGTCTTGCCAAGTTCGTAGTATACTAGATATACAGAATTCACTTGCGTGGGCTGGAGGGAAAACAGTTCAAAAAGGCATCCCCTAGAATGGCTGAAACTCATagacaactaaaaacaaaacttatGCAAAGAGATACTACAGACAAGGAAAAACCATGACCCCAAATTCAAATGTGATTTACATGTGACCTCAAATGAAAGCAGCAAGGACAAAAGCTTTAACAAAGATGTGGTGTTTTCATGGAGCTGCTTCTCTCATGGGCATCTCTGTGGTAGCAGGTACCTCAGGAGTGAACAGCAGCAGGATTAGTGTATTTTACAATAGATATTGGTCATCCTGACTAACACAAGAAAGGCcagattgaaaaaataaagtcCTCGCAGggcattttctaaataattttcattttcatctgcTTACCTAAGAGCATCTTTACACATTTCACATGATTCCCATGTACAGCATAAAGCAAAGGTGTTCCTCCATTCTGCAAAATGAAAGAGCTTTTCAGGGTGAACAACAGTCAAATATTGCTGTAGGAAGTTTTTCTAAGAATTGGGCATGTAAAAGTAGTTTAAGGTAATTTTAACATCTTTCAAAGAATGCTTAAGTCAGAACAAATAATTGAATTTATGGCATTAACTTGTTCTTCCAGGTATTtacttaaataaacatttttaggaGCTTCATAAAATCTATTATGTCTCCCCCAGCCAAATAAATTCTAGAATGTGTTACAGTAGTTTTAAATTCAGTATCATAGACTCACCCAGTCATATTCATTTACATCAACTCCACAATCAAGCAGCATTTTGACAATATCTGTGTAGCCTTTACTACAGGCCAATGACAGTGCACTTTCTCGACCTTTTCCTAAAAGTTGGGGATCGGCACCCTGGTATGGGAAGTTGAAATAAAAGACTTTCAgtgaatttaaacaaaaatgttgCTACTCCTGTCAATAACAATTACAGTTCAACACTGAAGTCAGGTATGTTCTGGGGTCAATATGGAAATTATTATTCACGGATGCTCTTGTTATTGAgattttctgaatgaatgaatgccttCCTTCTTCTATCTCAAGCCTGTCCTTTCACTCCTGAGTCAAGTCACAGCTCCTCTATGAAGCGTTCTCCTCCAAGGCCGACAGTACTTTTGTTCCTGTTGCACTTAATGGGGGTTGGACATgaaattatttctcaatttttcatGTATGATTAGCATTGCTTTCCCACCTAGATCCAAGTTCTACAGAAGTATAAAAAGCATTACAATGTTTTTTGTATCCTCCATAATTATATGTAGCTGGTTGGAGATACAAAAACTTTACTAAAGATTTAATGGAACTTAAGTAactatacatatacattttctgAGGCATTTTCCTTACATTCTGAAGTAGAAACTCTACCACAGCTATTTGCCCGTGTGCTGCAGCCCACATCAGAGGAGTAAATCCTTCTTCATCCGTGTGATTGataacattttctatttaaaagaaaagcaatttttgTGATCTAATTTAACCATCACATATTCATAACACTATGAAATCACTGGCATTCCAAAAAGTTGATTATATGGctcaaaaaaatcactttgtgCTGAGGTCCAATTGTGTTGTTGCAACTTGAAGTCTGATTGTATTAAAATGTGCCTCAATGTACATAGCTGGGTTTATAGAGCATGTTCTTGAAGGTATAAACTACCAGAGAATGACAAAAGGCTAGATACTAGGTGTCAATAGAACACTGGTCTCAGAATCAGGAGACCagagtttgaatcctggctctatCACTAGCAGTGTGACTCTAGGCAAGATACTTAATTTCTTCAATGCACATAATACCTTGTTTACCTCATTGTATAAGCTGAGAGGATCATAATAAGAATTAGATTACTTGGTAGTCCCTagcattacataaatatatacaattataaaaacTCCAAATTCTTTTGAAAGCCACCTTCTATTCCATAGCTGTTGCTACCTATGAACTTCTCATTCATGTGGTTTGGTAACATAATATGAAAATTGAATGGTCTGAAATGCAGTATCACACAATCCCACTGTGAAACCCATTTTATTCCCTAGACTTAGTATAGTAGTTATAAATTCCAGCTTTCCCCCTAAATTATGTAGTAGACTGACAAGGAAACCtccaaatatttataaacaaatgtAAATACAATGATTAAATTATAAGAATGACAtgatcaagaaaaacaaaactctgatCATGCTCCCTGTATTCAATAAACAATGTTGGAACAACTACTTAActttttgaaaagtgaaaattaatgTAATCTTTACCTCATTACACCAAAACATTTCATGTGAGTCAAAGATGAGTAAGTTCTAGATAAGTAAGACTAAAGAATCAGTTCATTTATAGTTCTTGAATGGGAAATATTTTTGAAGCAGGATATAAAACTCAGCAGgcacaaaggaaataaatcattTACTACTTGAAAATATTAAgccttgctgggcatggtggcttatgcctttaatcccagtgacttgggtggctaaggcagaagaattgcaaattcaaggccatctttggcaatttagcaagatcctgtctgaaaacaaaaaaattttttgaaaatgggctgaggatgtagctcagaggtagaatgttattgggttcaatccttggtagtGCCAAAAAAATTAAGCCTTTGGAAGTAATAAAAGGCAGCAAAGGAAAAATGACATAATGGGAAGAAACTATATGCAACATAAATAGTAAAAAGCTAATTTCCTTAATTTAGAGAGTTCATATAAATCAATATATTGCAGGCAGTTTGCACAAAAAGAAATTCAGCaatcaaaattctaaaaatataaagtactgtGAGATACCAGTTTTCACTCATGGATTTGTGAAAATCAAAGTATGATAAAATTCTGTGTCAGTGAGGGTATAGGCAAATAGAAAATCTAACTATGGTATGAGGACAAacacctgattttatttttatgcatatctatgtatgtatgtatatatatgaatttagGGCTGGTGTGCAGTTcgatggtaaagcacttgcttagcatgcacaaggccctaggttggATGTctattattataagaaaaaaaaagtgaacgtATACCCTTTGACCCAGCAAATCTACTTGTGCTAATTTACTCAAtggatagattttaaaataataatattgtcaTTTAATAGTAAAACTCCACCAGGATGAATAGTTAAGAATATGCATATGTAATACGCAAAATTATGCAGctattaaaaggaataaaatagatttttatggCTTATATGGAAAGCTCTCCAAAACATTAAGTGAAAAGTAAGGCATAATGCAGTATGAATAATATTTTCCTACTGtgtaaataattaaaagcaaatacATATTCTCACACataacccaaaatataaattgaaatgttttctagaaagtttttctgaaaatataagaaatgtatGTTTCAGGAAAAGTGTAAGGTGCCAAAGGAAGTTATAACTTTTGTACTTTCtattaattaaactttttttttttactatccaTTGGGTTAACTGCCTGATGAGATTATCCAActatttgttttgtctttatatGTTTCTCagttaaataaagcaaaataacaaaTCTAGTAAATCCTattgaatttgttttatataaaatatttaaaactaagcCATTACCTTGTTCAATACGAGTAGCCAGGTAGAGCATCTCTCCCTGAGCTGCCAACTGGTGAACAGACAAAGCTGAAACAAtaccataaaatatttcatgtacgTCTGTGTGGCACATGCTCATCATTCCATGGTTCATGTTTGTTTGgtaaatttcttttctaaaaaaacgcttatcattttaaaaaatcaaacatataGTATATCCTAATATTATAAGTGCCAATTTTACATCTGAGAATTGACTCATACATTCATTTAAGGTAATTTGACATCTGCAAAATGTCCAGACAAAATTTATTCCAAAGAAATGTTTTAGGCacttacacatacacatacacacacacacacacacacattcaaatacATATATTGGTTAGTTGGTTtgtttgagacagaatctcaatatgttgcccaggctaggcTTAatctcctgggctcaaatgaccctctgcctcagcctcccaaagacATGAGCCACAATGCCCAGCCTTTTGGAagtcctaaatatttttatttcaagattcCAGGATTCcataatatttcaatattttcttaacaTTAGGAAGAGTGAGGTCATAAAAGCAAAACTGGCCTTGAGAACATATTCTTACAAAAccaattacatatttttatttgtaacatGAAGGATGTGATCCAGATGATCactattattcatttcttttcaggATTTCAAAAATACTCCAGTTGGAATATTTTAAGGGAATCTCTTCATTTTAGAGCAGTAACAAAAAGACATTGTATTTTGAGAGTTCTCCTAAAAAATTAGTATTGCTTGATCATTGACTTCAGTGATATGATCAGATAGCTTTAATATTCAAAGGAAAGTAACAGGGAGTTACATacaactttatttaaataaaccagAAACAGTCAATAGGTAGAAGGAGAGTTCCAGAGGAAGGTTTTATGACTTAACTGCCACAACATGTGATTCAGAAATCAGGAGGGATTTAGTATttccaaagcaaaaataaagatttcaataggctttagaatatatatatatatatatatatatatatatatatatatatatatatttatgtcacAGTCTCAAATACAGTTACTAACATTAAATTGCCGATTTTCTTTCATTCACACATCCATACTGTACAGAATACTTTTTGGTCTGAATAGAAAAACCTTATTTTCCTCTACAATgattctacaattttaaaaattgttaattcaaagttttaaaaaacgtAGGTTTCACATTCATATTCTTGTAttcaaatataacatttatacTTTATATTATCATAAATCACTTGGCTTTTTTGCAAAATCATTTGTTGAGCAATGATTTGGTTTATAAGTAAAACAAGCATTGTACTCCAAGAGCACAAAAATATTGGCAATTAATATGCAAAATTAATttgcaaaatgtttaaaataactcATTATTTCTGtagtaaaaattaaagattttaatatttcaatctGTATTTGTTCTCAACACAGAAAcgtaacattaaatatttaaatatgtaatagtatattataaagttttaaatCACTAAAACTATTAGGATATTGCATAACCTTTCAACAAGAGAATAtgcatttaatgaaaataaatgcatatgaaaGCCAAATTCTTAAAATTCCTATACTAGAATATTTTAGTACATTAGCTACAAGTACTTACAATTTGCTAAAAGAGGTGTGGTAGAGACCTCGTTTCCTCTGTGTTTGTTGGTTAAAGTAGTTGACTGTTTTATGGGTGAGAAATGCTTTGTTGTAGAGGGAGTGTAGACATGCCTTACTTGAATTCCAGGAGAAGGAGATGTATGGATATTGCATtcagctaagtgaaataagtgtacattaaaacaatacaattaaaaaatgcatGAGGCATATGAATTTCTCACAACTATCTCTCACgtgatattaaaatttttgtcatAAAGTCAATATTACCATagtgaaaattccagaaaaagaagTATCAATCTCTTATTTTAGGAGATTAGTTTTATTATTCAATAGATCATTATAAAGGTAAATCTAAAGCATGTTGACAGACTTTATTGAATTAAAGCATTGGAAGTTAGTGCAAATTAGATATTCAGGGAACAAGGAATATTTAACTaattcatttagaaaagaaacaaggaatttttttctatgatttaaAAAGGTATAATAAAAAGATTCACTAGAGAATATGTAAATGAAGAttagataaaaaaatttttaaaaatcaacatgtaCTGCCTTTAACATAGACATTACATagcatgaaattatttaaatttggtTTCTGTGAGGTCAGAAAATCCtattaaaatatgatttccaAACTtcctaaatatttgtatttttgtatttcctaTGGTGGAAATACACAAaactcaaataaacaaaaacaaatgcagatATTTATACCATAACTTTCAACCTTTAAATAGGACAGATGCCACCTCCAGGTCAGAGTTAACCTGATCTTGAATGTTTTTACTATCTTCTTCATTTAAGGACTTCACAAATCGAGAACACACGTTCATATCAAATCGATTAGGCAATATGAATTTCATTCCCATGGCAACACCCTGAGCTGATCCTTCTTCTGAATTTGGATCCAGTGGGTGTTCTATTTTAATGTCTGGCATGCCAGAGAGACTATAACTGCTGGGACACTCTTCTACTATCAATTGGGCACCAATATCCAGATTTGCTGATGTAGCCATGATTTCAACTATAGTTCAATAATTAAAGCATTTCTTCTTGGTTTTAGAGCAGTATCCAGTGTATTCTAGAATTTTGATATTGAAAaacctgaaagaaaagaaattagaaaattagaagtGTTATATCAATTTAGTAAAAGagcacaaaataattattttcaatgaaGCATACAAACAGTGCTCTTAGAAGCACCTAAACCTAATAGAGTACAATGTGCAAAGATACAGAaatctgggtatatatccaagcTTCAGCACTTCACTTATAAACTTTGTCACTGTACAAGTTATTGAACTTTTCTGAACCTCaaactcatttataaaatagggaTACCACCATTAACTTTATATGATCCTGATAAAGagcaaatgaaatacagaaacatTATCACTTCTATCCTCCATTCCAACAAATTTTAGTCactgtttctcttccttcctaTATCTGAATATTGCCAAGTGGATAAAAGATAAGgctaccaataaaaataaactttcatattAAAACTTTAACCTCTTACTTAaggttcatattttaaaaaacatgtttatataagTGGCTCTTGgtttgaatttaaagaaaaatgtaacttATGTTATAGCCAAGTTTCTTTGCATTGTCGTCTATAACACCTGTGTTTCTTAGTGAAAGACCCTACACAGCTTTAGTTTTAATAAACTTAAAGGGG containing:
- the Ankra2 gene encoding ankyrin repeat family A protein 2 isoform X3 gives rise to the protein MKKIVKTFKIRLTLTWRWHLSYLKVESYAECNIHTSPSPGIQVRHVYTPSTTKHFSPIKQSTTLTNKHRGNEVSTTPLLANSLSVHQLAAQGEMLYLATRIEQENVINHTDEEGFTPLMWAAAHGQIAVVEFLLQNGADPQLLGKGRESALSLACSKGYTDIVKMLLDCGVDVNEYDWNGGTPLLYAVHGNHVKCVKMLLENGADPTIETDSGYNSMDLAVALGYRSVQQVIESHLLKLLQNIKE
- the Ankra2 gene encoding ankyrin repeat family A protein 2 isoform X1, whose translation is MATSANLDIGAQLIVEECPSSYSLSGMPDIKIEHPLDPNSEEGSAQGVAMGMKFILPNRFDMNVCSRFVKSLNEEDSKNIQDQVNSDLEVASVLFKAECNIHTSPSPGIQVRHVYTPSTTKHFSPIKQSTTLTNKHRGNEVSTTPLLANSLSVHQLAAQGEMLYLATRIEQENVINHTDEEGFTPLMWAAAHGQIAVVEFLLQNGADPQLLGKGRESALSLACSKGYTDIVKMLLDCGVDVNEYDWNGGTPLLYAVHGNHVKCVKMLLENGADPTIETDSGYNSMDLAVALGYRSVQQVIESHLLKLLQNIKE
- the Ankra2 gene encoding ankyrin repeat family A protein 2 isoform X2, yielding MATSANLDIGAQLIVEECPSSYSLSGMPDIKIEHPLDPNSEEGSAQGVAMGMKFILPNRFDMNVCSRFVKSLNEEDSKNIQDQVNSDLEVASVLFKAECNIHTSPSPGIQVRHVYTPSTTKHFSPIKQSTTLTNKHRGNEVSTTPLLANSLSVHQLAAQGEMLYLATRIEQENVINHTDEEGFTPLMWAAAHGQIAVVEFLLQNNGGTPLLYAVHGNHVKCVKMLLENGADPTIETDSGYNSMDLAVALGYRSVQQVIESHLLKLLQNIKE